The DNA region GCCCGCACCTCCACCAAAACCTGCAAGAACTCAAAGCTAAATATGGTAAAGCTGCATTCATCAAATTCTAATGAGTGCCAAAGTATGATTCCCGGCACTTTCTATAACCTCTAACCGAGTCAACTGTTTTCGTCAAAAGTGCATACCTTAACAGCAAACgggcttttttccccttcccaGAACTGACGAGTCTATCAGGACCAGAGCTAAATGAGACCTGCCAGCTTCTGGATAGGTTCCTACACAACCTAAACCTTCCAGACAACCTCACCTTTCCTTTGATCAGCACCGTCAAATTTGGTCAAGGTACAAGAGTTTCAAAAGAGTTGACGAAACACCGTCTGGAAGTGAAATCCTAAGGTTGCTACTTATCTTAAACAGGTCCAGACGCAGTTAGCAAAATGGAGTTTGACAGCGAGGATAATTATGATCTGCTCAGCCTGACCATGGGGGCCGTGACACCTCTGCAAGACGAGTATCTGTCTGATAATCTGTCTGATAGCGAGTGCAGCTCCTCATCCAATAGTcagtatttcattatttttatttgcccaTCTACCTGTGAAAAGAAATTGAAGGACTTAAAATGTTACTCTTGTTTTATTACATCAGGTGGTCTGTTCGGCTTCTCAAACCTTGGCTCACCAGAGTCTGTCAGTGGAGAATCTGACCCAGAGTTCTCCTACCCCGTGATTTCAAGTGAGTGGAAAATTGTGAGATTCTTTGAATTCCTCCGTAGCGTGAGTAGTTTTCAGTCAACATCTGAACATGAACTGTTTTGTTGACAGAGACGCTGATTAAGAAGGAGAGAACAGAGTCACAAATTAAACGACCTCGGGGGCGACCACCTAAAGTCAGCAGAGAACATAGCAATATTTATGACCCGTCGAAGAAGAACAAACATGGTAAGAAGATGATTGGGAAATTGAACAGAATATAATTTTTAGATTCTAATTAGACAGATATCAGATTTGGTTTATCTCACATTTTACCAGTACAATTAAGAAATACTCCATCCAATTGTATACACATGAAGCTCACAGTGCCTTGTGTCTTGGCTGCAGCACCTCGGGGCACTCATCTTTGGGAGTTTATCAGGGATATTCTGATCCACCCAGAGAAGAACCAAGGCCTAATGAAGTGGGAAGATCGCCGTGAGGGTGTTTTTAAGTTCCTGAAGTCTGAGGCTGTGGCTCAGATGTGgggacagaagaagaagaacagcaGCATGACGTATGAGAAACTCAGCCGTGCTATGAGGTCAGTACGTGTGAAAGGCAGCAGCAACATTTAACCATTCGAATGAAATATCTATACTGCCACATTACTTATTATTTGGCCAATCCAGTTTTATGATTAATGTATTGTCTTAGATCCAAACAATGATTGATCTTGGATTGAGTTTTACATTCACACATTTTCTTAACGAAATGAATCTGTTATTGAAGGCTAATACTGTTCAAGATCCCTTGCACTGCTGTGGCTAGTCATCACTGTCCCAATTCTATAAatagtatgaaaaaaaaagcatattttagATGAAGTGGGCTGCTTTCTGTCGATCTTAAACATGGATTAATTGATGTCCTCCATCCACAGGTATTACTACAAACGGGAAATCCTGGAGCGGGTTGATGGACGGCGGCTGGTATACAAGTTCGGAAAGAATTCCAGCGGCTGGAAAGTTGAAGAGATTGGGATAAGCATGTGAAGTTTCATTTTCCATGGCAGTTGAAATGAAAAGGCCAAAGTAGTTCAGAACTCGAATTACCTGCTTATCCTGTCAAGGAGAAAATCTTGCTGCCCAAATTTTAAGACACTAACTTCCTTTTTGACGGAAGGTGTTCCAGAAAATGTCTGCCAATGATTTTGGCTCTAGTAGGTTTTATGAACCAATTTTAATGTAACTTTGTTGTGTGATTGATTGTCATCACAGAGATGTTTGAAGTAACCGAAATGGATAGTTTTTTTCTCTTGCATTTATTCGTGTTTCAAGACTCTAAATGTGCTGTTTTCCATGTTTATAACTGGAGAATCTGCCTTCTATTAAATTCCCTTATGTTGAACTTATAGCAAAGAAAActgttcatgaaaaaaaaaaaaaaaaaaaaccccaaaaaacagaaGCTTGTTGCAATGTGTAGCTGGGATAGCTGCAGCGCACTCgccaccctaatgagaacaagtggcatagaaaatggatgcaatgAGTCTAGCGATGTGCACTACTGTACATCTTTTGGTATCACTTATTCTAAAGTGCTTTACACAATGTTTTAAATAGAAACTAACTGGTAATTATATCGCACAATTTCTATGGGGCTAAtcttccataaaaaaaaaaaaaaaagaatctgtcaTATGGTACAATTTTTATCATTGTCATAGAGTGATTCATCCACCGAACCTGTACTATAAGGGGCAAACCTTTTTCATATATTGTCTCTTCATGAATggaattttgtatttatatcatgtatatatctattttttttttttttttttttttttttttttcttcaagctGTCAATTTGCAGAAGAATGAAAATAATGAATGcttgaatgaattaaatgatTGCCTGATTTGTTGACAACGAAGTAACTTTTCTTTATTTGGTAACGTAAATGAGGGCGAGGACCATTTGGGGGACAATCCTGTCCCACGTGTTAATTATGGATCAATTATTAACCGTTTTGGTGTGAAGATGGTATTGTCGTTCTGTGGCTACAAAAAGTGTAAACGCGCTCAATGTGAGGGCCAGAATCATGGGACCGAAATCGTGTGGAATTAGTTATTAATTCATTAAATTAACAGATTCATTTACAATATTTaagaatttcattttttttgttgtttttttgctttggttgATAATCAAGCTAATGCTTCTGCCCAAATACTTCGTGTGACACTTACTTTGCTgttgtacattaaaaaaatatatataataataataataatcttcacACTAATGCTACAGTGTGAAAAGAATCGGGGGAAAAGAGGGGGAACACAATGATGTCATCTCAGCATCTCTGGATATGCcgtcaaataaatcaaaataaagttttgaatccgcttaaattaataatttttttcacaatcCATACACAAGGTCCATGTTTTGGCAATTTTcccttttatttaatttcatatttaGTAAAGGGAAACTTTTGTCTTCCTGTACTTTTAGTCAGGACTCAGCAGTAGCATTCTGGAGTAGCGGGAGAGTTTTGAAAGACTCGCAGCAGCAAGTACCACATTCAGAGTTCGAATACTTCACTCTGgtgattttcaaaattattttattattttactggcgtgcttttgttttgaaggcCTGACTACTCGCTAAATTTTGTGTTACTGCTGATGTTGCCCAAGTATTGCTGAGCGGTGTGAAATATGTCATGCTGCCTGGGGGTGGGCGATATGggcaaataaaaatatctccatatttttttctattttacgATAACGATAATTTGACGATAtcctgtaaaaacatttttataaaatggTGTCAATTTCCACTTGCTTCCCAGGACATTTATCCAGGACATTGCAAAAGAATCTTGCATGGTAATATTTAACTATTACTAACTTCAAGTTATGTCCAGGTTGTACACAGGAGACTATGCCGAATCAGGTTTGCAAAATAGTTTTTAGTTCAGCTttggtttaataaaaaaaataaaataaaaaaaaagtcccaaaattAGGATGACATCAAAGTGTTAccctaattaaatattttaaaccaaataGACAAGCACTGGCATACAAATTTGTCGAGAATGCTGCAGAAAGAAATGTAGTTGATGTCTTGCCAACGTACGAgttgccaacctatagaaattcccTTCCAGAACAATTAGTCCAAATtcgtctgaatttccatattttcaaaattctctCAAGCACATTCCCATGCGACAGTCAGAATCATAACTGCGAATAAATTATAGCtctaatatttgtcattttcatgttttttatcAGAGGACAGTAGgaatgtgctacatttactcggTTATATTTAGCCAAGTAGCATTTTGGActaattgtacttgtcagagtagttttactgcatcatacgttttacttttacttgagtatttacgTTAAGAAGAAAAGggacttttactccattacaggGATCTATATGCCagtcgctacttttatttctttatctATTATTGTgtgcgcgatctatttttagactttgccgtcgacttccgcatagggcgccgttGCGCGGATCCACCGTGATCACGAGTTTCATTTGAAcccagttcaccaatcaaacggcacAAGGCAGCCACATGACCGCACGCAAAgccttcgcgggccaatcaaagcgACTCATATTAGGGAGAAAACTCTGCCGCGTGACTTGTGTTTACATGACAGACTTCGAAGTATAACACCTTTTTCATGCAGCTAGTCTTAAGTTGTGAccgcccaaacttggatatttcagcctacACTTGAGAAgacaccttgcagtaagttgcagatatttttgttttggctgtgcaacaTTGGCTCTATTTTATGGTCATGAGTAGCTggaaaacagtcactgatggtgtcgtggtagattcgtgtctatatgtgccctgcgactgactggcgaccagttcagggtgtagtctgcctttcgcctgaagtaaattttgttttcaaccctggtaagaaaaaaaactaaccaaaaaaaaaaaaacctcaagtcTAGTAAAACAGATTTATCAGctctcaaatgtcaaaattaaaactcagcactttATTTTGCAAAGAAACAAGTAACAgactaataaataaatgaataaataatagacTGAACTGGACAGTTTGTGgatggacaatagttttggtttctattttgtgaaaTGTACTTCTTGTACGCATACAAGAAGAAAGAGAATAATGTAGCAGTCAAAGCAAGCTACGTGGTCAGTGAGATGATTGCTAAGGCAGGAAAGCCATTCACAGGTGTATTTGTCAAAAACTGCATATTGGAGGTTGTAGAGTCTGTCCGTAAAAGAAAGGTCAGTTTCGCAACATCAGTCTTTCTGCCAACACCGTGGCAGAGCGCATTTCTGACCTGTCACATAACATTTATGATCAACTGTCTGAGAAAGAGGCGTCaaggtgtgcgactggttagagtgtctgcctcacagttctgaggaccggggttcaatccctggccccgcttgtgtggggttcgcatgttctccccgtgcctgcgcgggttttgtccaggcactccggtttcctcctacatcccaataacacgcgtggtaggtaaattgaagactctaaattgcccttaggtgtgaatgtgtgcgcgaatggttgtttgtttgtatgtggcctgcgcttggctggcaaccagttcagggtgtaccccgcctcctgcccgacgatagctgggataggctgcagcacgcctgtgaccctagtcaggagaagcggctcagaaaatggatggatggatggatgtgtgagAAAGCCAAATATTTTAGGGGATACTCAGTCGCTCTTGATGAGACCACAgtcactgcccagctcacaataTTTGTCCGTGGTATTGATGACAATTTTGAAGTGACAGAGGAGTTTCTCACAGTAAGTCCAATGCATGGCCAGACACCTGCTCAGGAGATATTTCACCAGCTGTGTGATGCCTTTGAGAATGCTGGTTTGCCATGGAAGAAGTTTGTTGGAATAACAACCGATGGAGCGCCATCAATGATAGGGAGGAAAAATGGACAGGTAGAaccttgttgaaaaaaaaaactggaggaGGAGGGTGTTGAGGAGGCCATTGCTCTGCACTGCATTATCCATCAGCAGGCCCTTTGCAGCAAATGACTGAGGTTTGACAATGTGATGCATCAACCAAATCAGATCCAAGGGCTTAAAGCACCGAAGCTtccgtgcttttttttttttagatgaaaagGAGTCAGAATATGGGGATGAGCTGTACTTCACAGGTGCATTGGCTCAGCAGGGGAGGGGCCTTGAAGAGATTTTATGAGTTGAGAGCAGAAGTGAAAGATTTTATGGAGAACCATGGACTTAGCTTTTCTTGTTGATATCACACATGAGCTAAATGTACTGAAGGAGTTAGGGCCAGCGGCAACTCGTCAGTGCTGCCTATGACAACGTGAGAGCATTCTCCACAAAACTTGTGTTACGGAAAGCCCACCTCTCTCAGGCAAACCTTTGCCATTTCCCAGCTTGCAAGGCACTCATGGATGCAGGCACACCATTCAGTGGTAAGAAGTATGTTGATGCCATTTTGAATCTACAGGAGGAATTTGATCACAGATTCGCAGACTTCAAGACGCACAGAGCCACACTTCAAATTTTTACAGACCCCTTCTCCTTTGATGTGCAAGATGCCCCTCCTGTGCTTCAAATAGAGCTCATTGACCTGCAGTGCAACTCTGACCTCAAAGCCAACTTCAGGGAGGTGAGTGGAAACCCAGACATGCTTGGGCAATTTTTGAGAGAATTGCCTCCCAGCTTCCCTGAGATTTCTCGAATGTTCAAGTGGACCATGTGCCTTTTTGGGagcacatacttttttttatgtacaacaAAGCTCTTTTCCACCTTGAACAGCAGTAAGTCCAAGTGCAGGTCCAGACTTACTGACAATCATCTTCAAGCCATACTGAGGGTCTCAGCTGCTTCCTCCCTCGAAACAAATGTGGCTCAGCTACGTGAGAGGAAGCGCTGCCAGGTCTCTAGCAGTAGAAAGTAGGCAAGAGAAGCCATGTTCAGAAAAACCCATTGACTGAGGTTAAAGAATTGTAAAATGTAAgtcttattttatgtttaacagtCAAAATTGTTAATTGAACTGTGTTAATAAGgacatttaaatttgaatacAGCAGATaaactggctgctgcgcccaccgccttacagaattccttccagacccAAGAGGAAAACTGGGTACCTCGATCGGAGACTATGTCTATGGGGATACCAtggagtttgaagacatgtaagacaaggaggttagcagtttccaggGCGGATAGGAGTTTGGGGattttggtccaccatccggcgtctcaggagagggaagcagtgcaccatcaacactgtgtatagtggagatgggggcgctgctgacctcgactcgggacgttgtgagccggtggggagaatacttcgaagacctcctcaattccaccgacacgccttcccatgaggaagcagagtctgggttctctgaggcgggctctactatctctggggttgaggtcaccgaggtggttaaaaagctcctcggtggcaaggcaaGGGTGGATGTGATTcccccagagttcctaaaggctctggatgttgtggggctgtcctggttgacacgcctctgcaacattgctttgttttttatcctggccgtggaacagtggaccagctctacaccctcggcaaagggtgcatgggagttcgcccaaccagtctacatgtgttttgtggacttggagaaggcgttcgaccgtgtcccttgggttGTCCTGTGGGTGGTGCTTccggagtatggggtaccaaaccccttgatacgggctgttcggtccccgtatgACCAGAgttagagtttggtccgcatatccggcagtaattCGGACctgttcccggtgagggttggacaccgccaaggctgccctttgtcaccgattctgttcataacttttatggactgaATCtcaaggcacagccgaggcatagagggggtccggtttggtggcctcagtattgcatctctgctttttgcttttgtcccagatacaagcgggcGAAATTAGTTTCccccacagggtgtccgggcactcccttagagatagggtgagaagctcggtcatacgggaggatctcagagtagagcctctgctcctccacatcgtgaggagacagatgaggtggctggggcatctgattcggatgcctcccggacgccttcctggtgaggtgttccgagcacgtcccaccaggaggagatcccgggaacgacccaggacacgctggagagactatgcctctcggctggcctgtaaACGCCTCGGTGTCCCCCCAgaaaagctggatgaagtggctggggagagggaagtctggggatGAGTTAtgattagttaaaaaaatataataaaacatgttATTATCACTACATGTGTTGTGACTGAACAAGATTGTATGACTGTAAGACTTCTGACttgctgagcccatgtgatgacTTGACttacttgaaatttagtgggggctttttttttttttttttttttttttttactgcaatgTGCTTGAAATTTAAGGTTAAGACTTGAACCTTAACTTAACTTTGCACGTTCAGGATGTCGCTAACCCCCACCTTTTCTGTGAATCGATGGGTGGATGATTGAAATGTCACTGCACACAGAGAAATACTTGATATTGGGACTGAGAACTGTCAACACAC from Phycodurus eques isolate BA_2022a chromosome 10, UOR_Pequ_1.1, whole genome shotgun sequence includes:
- the elf3 gene encoding ETS-related transcription factor Elf-3, translated to MASQCLSSVLTNANLTMYQNGLPDVLSHQPIINTQQNGNLSYSSNTGLWYGQMNPLFWTAENVMEWISGHADSTKFDASTLILSYCAMDGHTFCQMNLDQMIMVFGPQLGPHLHQNLQELKAKYELTSLSGPELNETCQLLDRFLHNLNLPDNLTFPLISTVKFGQGPDAVSKMEFDSEDNYDLLSLTMGAVTPLQDEYLSDNLSDSECSSSSNSGLFGFSNLGSPESVSGESDPEFSYPVISKTLIKKERTESQIKRPRGRPPKVSREHSNIYDPSKKNKHAPRGTHLWEFIRDILIHPEKNQGLMKWEDRREGVFKFLKSEAVAQMWGQKKKNSSMTYEKLSRAMRYYYKREILERVDGRRLVYKFGKNSSGWKVEEIGISM